In Marinobacter sp. LQ44, the following are encoded in one genomic region:
- a CDS encoding SAM-dependent methyltransferase has protein sequence MAQGTAPKTDYSDSNTKAHVLSLPLENSQADREPHSYERWLIAKLMRMAGSPAIRFQLWNGEVIEPEQGPADFTLHLKDHKALYSLVANPNLAFGDLYSAGRLEIDGDLPDLMESLYRSVHAARQKWPKWLDALWRNHNPRATGISEAKENIHHHYDLGNEFYQLWLDNAEMQYTCAYYEHPGNTLEQAQLAKLEHVCRKLRLTPGMTVVEAGCGWGGLARYMARNYGVKVHSYNISREQLAYAQAESERQGLDGLITYVEDDYRNITGQYDAFVSVGMLEHVGKENYRALSELIKRSLNPNGIALLHSIGRNRPMLMNAWIEKRIFPGAYPPSIGEFMEICEHGDFSVLDVENLRLHYAQTLSHWAERFEANAERVTEMYDEHFTRAWRLYLAGSIAAFRAGSLQLFQVVFTHGDNNQLPQSRQDLYAFPATPEGS, from the coding sequence ATGGCACAGGGCACAGCTCCAAAGACGGACTATTCTGACAGCAACACCAAAGCGCATGTTCTTAGCCTGCCATTGGAAAACAGTCAGGCTGATCGGGAACCACACAGCTATGAACGCTGGCTGATCGCCAAGTTGATGCGAATGGCCGGCTCACCCGCCATACGCTTCCAGCTATGGAATGGCGAGGTCATCGAGCCAGAGCAAGGGCCGGCCGACTTCACCCTGCACCTGAAGGATCACAAGGCACTCTACTCCCTGGTTGCCAACCCCAACCTCGCCTTCGGCGATCTGTACAGCGCTGGCCGCCTGGAGATCGATGGAGACCTGCCTGATCTGATGGAAAGCCTTTACCGATCAGTCCACGCCGCCCGGCAGAAATGGCCAAAATGGCTGGACGCGCTGTGGCGGAATCATAACCCCAGGGCAACCGGCATTTCCGAGGCCAAGGAAAACATTCATCACCACTACGACCTGGGCAACGAGTTTTACCAACTCTGGCTGGACAACGCAGAAATGCAGTACACCTGTGCCTATTACGAGCACCCCGGTAACACACTGGAGCAGGCACAACTGGCCAAACTGGAGCATGTGTGCCGAAAGCTGCGCCTGACGCCCGGCATGACGGTGGTGGAAGCCGGCTGTGGCTGGGGCGGCCTGGCCCGTTATATGGCGCGCAACTACGGCGTGAAAGTTCACTCCTACAACATATCCCGTGAACAACTGGCATACGCCCAGGCCGAATCTGAACGCCAAGGGCTCGATGGTCTTATTACCTATGTGGAGGACGACTACCGCAACATCACCGGCCAGTACGACGCATTCGTCTCGGTTGGCATGCTGGAGCACGTTGGCAAGGAAAACTACCGAGCCCTGTCGGAGCTGATCAAGCGCAGCCTGAACCCCAACGGCATAGCTCTGCTCCACAGTATCGGGCGCAACCGGCCCATGCTGATGAATGCCTGGATAGAGAAGCGGATCTTTCCCGGCGCCTACCCTCCCAGTATCGGCGAGTTTATGGAAATCTGTGAGCACGGCGACTTCTCGGTGCTGGATGTGGAGAACCTGCGGCTGCACTATGCCCAGACCCTGAGCCACTGGGCGGAGCGCTTCGAGGCCAATGCCGAGCGCGTTACCGAGATGTACGACGAACACTTCACCCGGGCCTGGCGGCTTTATCTGGCGGGCTCGATTGCGGCATTCCGGGCCGGGTCGCTG